The Novipirellula caenicola DNA segment CCAAAGTCCGACTCGGATTCGCGACGCAACTCGATCACTCCGCCGGCTAAAACCTTGCCGACCCAATGAGGCTCGACCACCAAAGTGGAATCGCTGCTAATGACCATGGTCGGCGCAGTGATCGTGTCCCCTTCACTCAGCTGCGATCGCTCGATCCGACGGCAATCGCTCCAGCGTTTCGGTTGCTCGTGTGCGTCCGCATCCGGCGAATTCACCACGGCGTCCTGCTGAAGCGACGTTGATGGTGACAGTTTGGCTTCGCAGCGAACGGCCACCAATTCAAGGTCACGGCCAGGTTGGTTGTACCCAAAGGTTTGCAAGTGTTTGTCGTTGAACCGCTGGGCAAGCGATGCAGCCGAAGTGTTTTCCGATTGGTTCGCCAGCGATTGATAAGGGATCGGCAACGACGACTCGGTGCCTCGGTAGCGAATATCACATTCAAACGAATACTTGACCGGCACATGGTCGACGTTTTCTTCGGCAATCATCGAGTCCGCTTCGCTGCGAAGCTCTGCAGCGATCTGCGAGATCCCTTCGGAAGCTGCGTCGTCCAATTTTGCATAGACGCCTCGTGTCACGACGCGGCCAATATCGGCCAGTCCCATCCCCAGAGCGCTCAGCATACTGGCGTCAGGATGATCAATGATTTGGCTCATCTTTAGCGAATCGGCGACACGACACAGATGCTGGCCCGCCGCACCACCGAACCCCACCAATGTCATCTGACGCACATCGTTGCCTTCGGCCGTGCTGACGGTGCGGACCGCTTCGGCCATGTGCGTCACAGCGATCTGCAAAAAGCCTTCGGCGAGTGTCTCCAGACTGGGGATTTCGACCGAATCAGGCAACCGCTTTGCGACTTCCTCGATCCGGCGTTTGGCGGCCATTTCATCCAGCGGAAACGGGAACCGATCCACCGGCAACCGTTTCAGCAGCAGGTTGATATCGGTGATCGTTAGCGGCCCGCCGCGTCCGTAACACGCCGGTCCCGGATCCGCCCCGGCGCTGGCGGGCCCGACCACCATTCGCCCGTTCACGACATCACAAATCGATCCGCCGCCAGCGGCCACCGTGCGAATGTCCATCATCGGCGTCAACACTCGCAACCCCGCGACGCGTGCTTCGTAACATCGCCCCACTTGTCCCGTGTACCGGCTGACATCGGTGCTCGTTCCCCCCATGTCCAATCCGATTGCCGACGCGGCCCCCACGGACTTAGCGACTTGTCCAAGCGCCACGACTCCGCCGGCCGGTCCCGACAAAACGCTATCGCGTCCTCGAAACGTATCGCCCGCGACCAAATTGCCGCCACTGGTCATCATTTGCAATCGACACGAATCACGACCGCCAAATTGATTCCACACCCGGGAAACATAACTCGCCAAAATCGGATTCAAATAAGCATCCAGCGTCGTCGTTTCGGCGCGTGACACCAACTTGATCAGCGGAGCGACCTCACTCGACCGGCTGACCTGATCGAATCCTAACTCGCGAGCCATCCGCTCGACGATGCGTTCGTGCGTGTCATCGACATGGGCGTGCATCAAACAAATCGAAAGCGACTCGGTCCCCGACGCCTTGACCTGCAACAATGATTCACGCAGCGCCGACTCATCGAGCGGACGCAACACGTTGCCCTTGGCGTCGATTCGCTCGCGCACCTCGACGACCTGCTCGGTAAGCGGATCGTGTTTCTGAATCGCCAACGCGAACAACTCAGGCCGATCCTGCTCGCCAATTCGCAGCACATCCGCGAAACCTTCGGTCACCAATAGCGTGGTATTGGCCCCCGTGCGGGTCAGCAACGCATTGGTGCCGCGAGTGGTCCCTAGCCGAACCGCCAATGCGGGCAGTGGATCGCTAAGTCGACACCCAAGCAACAATCGCGTCGCCAGCACCGGGGCTTCCAATTGAGCATCCAACTCTAAGACGAACGATCCGGCGACACTTGCGAACTCCGCCGCGACATGTTCGCCGCCATCGATCGTGATACGGTTCTTGGACACCTCAAAACCGGTGACCGTCCCGATTTCGACGGCGGTTCCATCGCTGCGTAACCACGAAGCCCGACATCCGTTCCAAAAATGATCGGGCAGTGGATGTTCGGTCGTATCGGACTCGAGTTCAAATTCGTGTTTCGATTGCTCGCATCGCCGCGTTTTCACGCGGACCTTCCCGCTGCTCAGCACTTTGACCGAACGACGCACGCCGCCGCTGACAACGAAACAATCGGTAAATGTGCCGCCGACGTCGGCCCAGACTTGGGTGATGGAATTCAAAC contains these protein-coding regions:
- a CDS encoding hydantoinase B/oxoprolinase family protein; its protein translation is MSLNSITQVWADVGGTFTDCFVVSGGVRRSVKVLSSGKVRVKTRRCEQSKHEFELESDTTEHPLPDHFWNGCRASWLRSDGTAVEIGTVTGFEVSKNRITIDGGEHVAAEFASVAGSFVLELDAQLEAPVLATRLLLGCRLSDPLPALAVRLGTTRGTNALLTRTGANTTLLVTEGFADVLRIGEQDRPELFALAIQKHDPLTEQVVEVRERIDAKGNVLRPLDESALRESLLQVKASGTESLSICLMHAHVDDTHERIVERMARELGFDQVSRSSEVAPLIKLVSRAETTTLDAYLNPILASYVSRVWNQFGGRDSCRLQMMTSGGNLVAGDTFRGRDSVLSGPAGGVVALGQVAKSVGAASAIGLDMGGTSTDVSRYTGQVGRCYEARVAGLRVLTPMMDIRTVAAGGGSICDVVNGRMVVGPASAGADPGPACYGRGGPLTITDINLLLKRLPVDRFPFPLDEMAAKRRIEEVAKRLPDSVEIPSLETLAEGFLQIAVTHMAEAVRTVSTAEGNDVRQMTLVGFGGAAGQHLCRVADSLKMSQIIDHPDASMLSALGMGLADIGRVVTRGVYAKLDDAASEGISQIAAELRSEADSMIAEENVDHVPVKYSFECDIRYRGTESSLPIPYQSLANQSENTSAASLAQRFNDKHLQTFGYNQPGRDLELVAVRCEAKLSPSTSLQQDAVVNSPDADAHEQPKRWSDCRRIERSQLSEGDTITAPTMVISSDSTLVVEPHWVGKVLAGGVIELRRESESDFGHDATPENDAVLLEVVARRLQGIADSMGEVLRRTAVSVNVKERRDYSCAVFRGDGSLIANAPHVPVHLGAMGHTVRRLISVYPSMSAGDCYLSNDPFSGGSHLPDITAVTPVFCDRAVKSGRPDFFVASRAHHAEIGGRTPGSMPPDATSLAEEGVLIRDFAMVRDGVHFEDELRTLLKGGRYPSRNAEENLADLAAQRAAGEDGVRALVEMAQTYSVTQIDYYMQRLLQVAGDTAQAWIRTLPDHPMSFTDSLDDGTAIAVTLCRQDDRLKIDFTGTAAVHAFGFNATKAIVTAAVLYVVRMVSGSNLPLCDGVLRDIDLVIPTGLLNPPADEDPAKCAAVVAGNVETSQRVVDVLLGALGVAAASQGTMNNVLIGDTTFGFYETIGGGSGATAEQDGADAVHTHMTNTRITDPEVMESRLPLRLHRFAIRHGSGGAGLHRGGDGMIREFEFLKPLTLSLITGRRTRPPYGAAGGGDGAVGQNTLVRSGKSELLPWAVSIQVDAGDRLIIETPGGGGWGGEEVG